A window of Ictidomys tridecemlineatus isolate mIctTri1 chromosome 15, mIctTri1.hap1, whole genome shotgun sequence contains these coding sequences:
- the LOC101972657 gene encoding aurora kinase C, translating into MDPGKQLQSAQEGPASPTPVSSSTRRRRSSRAPRRSAGAAAGQTRPGILAVKRFTIKDFEIGRPLGKGRFGNVYLARLKKNHFIVALKVLFKSQIEKAGLEHQLRREIEIQAHLRHPNILRLYNYFYDSPRIYLILEFAPKGELYNLLQKSGPLDEQHTATIMEEVADALTYCHNNKVIHRDIKPENLLLGLMGEVKIADFGWSVHAPSLRRQTMCGTLDYLPPEIVEGRTYDEKVDLWCVGVLCYELLVGRPPFESPSQSETQRRILKVDVTFPPSMPEGAQDLVSKLLRYEPSERLPLAQVLEHPWVKAHSRRVLPPGAQKAS; encoded by the exons ATGGACCCCGGAAAACAGCTCCAAAGCGCTCAGGAGGGCCCTGCCTCGCCCACACCTGTATCGTCCTCCACCCGGAGGCGGCGGTCGTCTCGTGCACCGCGTAGATCCGCAG GAGCTGCAGCGGGGCAGACGCGACCCGGAATCCTCGCCGT GAAGCGCTTCACAATCAAAGACTTTGAAATCGGGCGTCCTCTGGGCAAGGGCAGATTTGGGAACGTCTACCTGGCTCGACTGAAGAAGAACCATTTCATCGTGGCCCTGAAGGTCCTCTTCAAGTCCCAGATCGAGAAGGCGGGACTGGAGCACCAGCTGCGCAGGGAGATCGAGATCCAGGCGCACCTAAG ACACCCGAACATCCTACGCCTCTACAACTATTTCTATGACTCTCCCCGGATATACCTGATTCTGGAGTTTGCTCCCAAGGGTGAGCTCTACAACTTGCTGCAGAAAAGCGGCCCCTTGGATGAGCAGCACACAGCCACG ATAATGGAGGAGGTGGCAGACGCCCTGACATACTGCCACAACAATAAAGTGATTCACAGGGACATTAAGCCAGAGAATCTGCTGCTGGGACTGATGGGTGAGGTGAAGATTGCAGACTTTGGCTGGTCTGTGCACGCCCCCTCCCTCAG GAGACAGACTATGTGTGGGACTCTGGACTACTTGcccccagaaatagtggaaggcAGGACCTACGATGAGAAGGTGGACCTGTGGTGCGTCGGGGTGCTCTGCTACGAGCTGCTGGTGGGACGGCCACCCTTTGAGAGCCCCTCTCAGAGCGAGACCCAGAGGCGCATCCTCAAG GTGGATGTGACCTTTCCCCCCTCAATGCCCGAGGGGGCCCAGGACTTGGTCTCCAAGCTTCTGAGATATGAGCCCTCAGAGCGGCTTCCCCTGGCTCAGGTcctggagcacccctgggtgAAGGCTCACTCCCGGAGGGTGTTGCCTCCCGGTGCTCAGAAGGCTTCCTGA